In Terriglobales bacterium, one DNA window encodes the following:
- the purS gene encoding phosphoribosylformylglycinamidine synthase subunit PurS: protein MKAYVYVTLKTTVLDPQGKTIQGALKKMNYKGVDDVRQGKYFVLTLKPNLKKDSAKKEVERIAREVLTNPVIEEFSYRLEE, encoded by the coding sequence ATGAAAGCTTACGTTTACGTCACTCTCAAGACCACGGTTCTGGATCCTCAGGGAAAGACGATCCAGGGCGCGTTGAAAAAAATGAACTACAAGGGAGTGGATGACGTGCGTCAGGGCAAATATTTTGTTTTGACCTTGAAACCGAATCTCAAAAAAGACTCAGCGAAAAAGGAAGTTGAGCGAATTGCGCGCGAGGTGTTGACCAATCCCGTAATCGAGGAATTTTCCTATCGATTGGAGGAGTGA
- a CDS encoding transposase encodes MPTRLKRIYGHHDLHFVTCSCYRRQPLLGSGRSRDVFLRIFEQVRRKYRFEVVGYVVMPEHFHVLIGEPEIGTPSTAMQVLKQRVGQRLLPPLRKSRNQLGLWRENGRQKKRHFFQPRFYDFNVYTRRKMIEKLRYMHRNPVKRGLVPSPELWAWSSFRAYYFGEKSAVWIEGLNPNPKLRMVKPTRFGGN; translated from the coding sequence GTGCCCACGCGTCTAAAACGTATTTACGGTCATCATGACCTTCATTTCGTCACCTGCAGTTGCTACAGACGGCAGCCACTTCTGGGAAGTGGACGTTCTCGCGATGTTTTCCTGCGCATCTTTGAGCAGGTTCGGCGGAAGTATCGGTTTGAGGTTGTCGGCTACGTAGTCATGCCCGAACACTTCCATGTTTTGATCGGAGAGCCTGAAATTGGAACTCCTTCTACGGCCATGCAGGTTCTGAAGCAAAGGGTCGGGCAGCGTCTGCTGCCGCCTCTACGTAAGAGCCGGAATCAACTCGGCTTGTGGAGAGAAAATGGAAGGCAGAAGAAGCGTCATTTCTTTCAGCCTCGCTTTTACGACTTCAACGTCTACACGCGCAGGAAGATGATTGAGAAGCTGCGCTATATGCATCGAAATCCCGTAAAGCGAGGATTAGTGCCGTCTCCGGAATTGTGGGCTTGGAGCAGTTTCCGCGCCTACTATTTTGGCGAGAAGAGCGCGGTCTGGATCGAGGGATTAAACCCAAACCCCAAACTGCGCATGGTGAAACCGACCAGATTTGGAGGCAATTGA
- the terL gene encoding phage terminase large subunit encodes MAAHAREWSPRNILIEDRASGTQLIQELRQEGLSTLTRCDSKEEKVIRMSTASNMIENGQVYLPEKAPWLSQYVHELVTFPNGKHYDQVDSTSQALRWFKSRAFLSGIQQYYKDEATIANYRRGLIKKEDVPEHLWKRLDEPPLPPRGPYGLW; translated from the coding sequence ATCGCTGCGCATGCCCGGGAGTGGTCGCCGCGCAACATCCTCATCGAGGACCGAGCTTCAGGCACGCAACTCATCCAGGAACTCAGGCAGGAAGGCCTGTCCACGCTCACCCGCTGCGACTCGAAGGAGGAGAAAGTCATACGCATGTCCACCGCCAGCAACATGATCGAGAACGGACAGGTGTACCTGCCGGAGAAAGCGCCGTGGCTCTCACAGTACGTCCACGAACTGGTCACGTTCCCAAACGGGAAACACTACGACCAGGTCGATTCTACGTCGCAGGCCCTGCGCTGGTTCAAGAGCCGCGCCTTCCTGTCCGGCATTCAGCAGTACTACAAAGACGAAGCAACGATCGCAAACTACAGGCGAGGACTCATCAAGAAAGAAGACGTGCCGGAGCACCTCTGGAAGCGTCTCGATGAACCGCCGTTACCGCCGCGCGGCCCATACGGGCTCTGGTAG
- a CDS encoding nucleoside deaminase, translated as MDKHKLLSEAIAEARKGLNEGGLPIGSVLADADGNVVARGHNLRVQTGDPTAHAEVVCIRNAGRRRDWNRLVLVSTLSPCVMCTGTALLFKIPTIIIGENTNFKGAEDLFTRAGVQLVNLDDPESKSLMRAFISQHPDLWNEDIGR; from the coding sequence GTGGACAAGCACAAGCTTCTATCGGAAGCCATCGCTGAAGCCCGCAAAGGTCTGAACGAGGGCGGGCTGCCGATCGGGTCGGTGCTCGCCGATGCGGATGGCAATGTCGTCGCGCGTGGACACAATCTGCGCGTCCAGACCGGCGACCCTACCGCTCATGCCGAAGTTGTATGCATCCGCAATGCCGGGCGCCGGCGGGACTGGAATCGGCTGGTGCTGGTGAGCACATTGAGTCCTTGCGTGATGTGTACCGGGACCGCGCTGCTGTTCAAAATCCCGACCATCATCATCGGCGAGAATACGAACTTCAAAGGCGCTGAGGATCTCTTCACGCGTGCCGGTGTGCAGCTTGTGAATCTGGACGATCCGGAATCCAAGTCCCTGATGCGCGCCTTTATCTCTCAACATCCGGATCTTTGGAACGAAGACATTGGCCGCTAG